In Massilia sp. METH4, the genomic window GAGTTGGAGCAGGAAGATGAAGGCGGGCGGACCCGCGGTGCGGCCACGGCGCCGGCGTGCCGGCAGCTTTCGACCATCGGTGGACGTTACCTGAGCGGCGAGCCGGGCGGCCCGCCGCTCGATCCAGCCATCGCCGCGGCCCTGCGCGCGCCACTGTGCGGCATGAGGGCGTCGTATGTGTACATCGGCAGGCTCGACCGGATGGACCGCTTGCTGTACTCGGCACCGCACCTGGGCCCTTACTGTGGCCTGTACATCATCCAGTTCCCCGCCGGGTCGCCGATGCGGGGCTATAGCGGCCAGACGGGTAACCTGCGCACCCGGCTCATGCAGCATCGCCGCTGCGGCAACGCGTTCGGCCTGCCCCTGGCGAACTATCCGGTGTTCATCTGGGTGACGCCGCACCTGACGCCGGACCAGCGGCGCGCGTGCGAGCGCGAATTGCACGGGCGGCTCGGGCCGCGCGTCGTGCTGAGCAACGTCCTCAACGAGCTGCCCGGTGCGATGGGTGCGTGGGGCGCCCCGTAGCGCTTCGTAGCGCTGCGTGGCGCTTTCGCAACTGTGGCGATGAAAGTCGCCCAGGCCGCCGCCGCAAGCGTAGACTTCTTCCAGCTTCCCGCACACATAAGGCCGCGCGCAACCGCTGCGCAGCGTCGCCGCACCCGGCAGCCGCCGGAGATGCCCCTTCATTGCCGCCACGCGCGGTCATTGCGCTGTCCAGCCCCGGGCCCGCGTCGCCCCGGGGGCGTGCGCCACAGCGACGCGTCCTACCAGGGGAAGCCATGTCAGACAAATACGATACCGTGCCGACGAGCCTGCGGGCGTCGGAAGACAAGGAGCCGGACCATGCCGGCAAGCCGCACTTCTGCGCCATACCGCCGGAGCCGCGCAGGGTGTTCAAGCCGGGCGTGAGCGCCAGGCGCGAGAACCTCATCATCCTGTTCGGGAACAAATGGGTCAGCGGTACCACGTTGCGGTATTACTTCTTCGACCGCGATACCGATGGGGAGAAAGTACTGTTCACGGACGGAGAAGAGCGCTTCGTCAGCTGGGTGGGCGCCGAGGAACAGCTTGCCGTCGTCCGGCAAGCGTTCAAGATCTGGAGCGATGTCGGTATCGGCGTCCGATTCCAGGAAGTGCACGATCGCGAGGACGCGGAGATACGCATCGGTTTCATGAAAGGCGACGGCGCCTGGTCGTTCCTCGGGCGCGGCATACTCGATCATGGGCCCAATGAGCGCACCATGAACTTCGGCTGGGATCTCACCCGGCCGGGCGAGGTCGACACGGCGGTGCACGAGATCGGCCATACGCTGGGCTTCCCCCATGAACACCAGAACCCCAACGCGGGAATCGTATGGGACGAAGAAGCCGTTTATGCCGCGCTGGCCAAGCCTCCCAACGAATGGAACCGGGACAAGACGTTCTGGAACATCATCCGCAAGCTCGACCCCACGGAAGTGAAGGGTTCCGCATGGGACCCGGACTCGATCATGCACTATCCGTTCGAGCCGGGGCTGATCAAGGAACCGGTGCGCTTCTTCGAGGAGGGCCTGCGGCCGCACGGCGGCCTGTCGGCCCGCGATATCAGCTGGGTGCTCGCCTTGTATCCGCCCGAGGGCGACGAAATGGTGCTGCTCAAGCCCGCGCAGTCGATTCCGCTGGAGCTGACACCGGGCGAACAGCGCAACTTCCGCGTCGCGCCCCAGGAAACGCGCAAGTACGACTTCCGCACCTTCGGGGCCTCGGACTCGGTGATGGTGCTGTTCGAGAACGTGGATGGCGACTACCGTTACGTGACGGCGGACGACGACAGCGGCGAGGATACCAACGCCGCCTTCCAGGTCAAGCTCATGAAGGGACGTGAATACGTGCTGCGCGTGCGGCTTTATCATAGCGAGCGGCAGGGGCAGACGGCGGTCATGATGTGGTGACATGGCCGGGGCCGCGCGGGCCGGCATCATTGCCGGCTCTCGACCTCGCCCTCGCGCGCCGCTTTCCTGCGGATCTGTAACGCCCGATCCGTCACTCCCAGCCGCTGCGCGGCGCGCTGGTTGTTGTCGCCCTCCTGTTCGAGCACGAGCCGGATCGCCGTGTCCGATGCCGCCTGGCCGATGCGGGCCAGCGACATGCCGCGGTCGACGGCGTGGCGGATCGCGTCGCGGAACGGCGCGTCCGGCCAGGCGGGGGCGCGGTGCAGCCGTTCGTCTGGCGGCACGTCGCCGATCGTGATGGGGCCGGGCCCCGTATGCCGGTACCAGATGCGCGACACGGTCTGGCGCAGGTCGCGCACATTGCCCTTGTATTCGCGCGACAGCAGGTATTCGCGCACCGCCGGTTCCAGCGGCCGGCCCTGGCCCTGCGGGTCCAGCTGGCGCAGGAAATGCTCGACCAGCGGCAGGATGTCGCCCTGGCGCTCGCGCAGCGGCGGCGGGCGGCAGCGCCAGCCGGCGATACGATAGAAGAGATCCGCCCGGAAGGCTCCGGTGGCGATGTCCGCCTCCAGGTCGCGGTTCGTCGCGCACACGAGGCGAAAGCGGCTCGGCTGCCACCCGTTGCTGCCCACGCGCTTGTATTTCTGTTCCTGGATCACGCGCAGCAGCTGGGCTTGCAGCGGCAGCGGCAGCTCACCCACCTCGTCGAGGAACAGGGTGCCGCCATCGGCCATCGCGAAGGCGCCGTCGCGCGCGTTGAGGGCGCCCGTGAAGGCACCGCGCTCGTGGCCGAACAGTTCGGAGCCGGCCAGTTCGGGCGAGAGCGTGGTGCAGTCGAGCACCGTGAGCTCGCCCGGTGCGCCGGACAGGCGGTGGATCAGCTGGGCGATGAGGTCCTTGCCGGTACCCGTCTCGCCGGTGATCAGCACCGGCGACTGCGTGAAAGCGGCCACCTCGACCACGCTTTGCACCAGCGCGCGCCAGGCGCCGCTGTCGCCGACGAGCCAGTTGCGCACGGTGGACGAGGCCATCAGCTTTTGCAGGGCATCCCAGCGTTGCAGGCGGGCGGCGACCTGCTGGGCGCACAGCTCGGCGGAGCTCCATGGCAGCAGGTCGATCGCGCCAGCCTCGAGCAGGGCCCACATCGTATCGGCCCGCAGGGGCTCGCCCGCGCAGTCGATCGCCAGCACGGCGGCGTTCAGCGCGAGGGCCTGGACCGTCTGGGGCAGGGCGGTATCGCTGGCACCGCAGAGCACGACGCCGAAGCCCTTCGGCGCGCTTTCGTGGGCGGCATCCCGGACCGATACGCCGGCAGTGCCCAACGCCGCGCGCAGCGCAGAGGCCGCCGTTGCGGCGCCCCCGTCCAATACCTGCATCCAGATCGACAGCGCCATGGCCACCTCGCGCAAGATCGTAGCCGCGAGCAACGGTGCGGCGCAGAATGAATATAGCAGCGCTGGCTGTGCCTCGGTTTAACTAAATAAGACCTTGACGAGCGGCTGTCGGTCGCGGGGTGTATCGATGGCGATTGCTGTGCGAACCGTCGGCGATGGCCTGGTGTCGGACATGGTTTCCCTTTGGGGAAACCGTGTCCGACACTGGTTTTCCGCAGAGGCACCCAATGCCTCATGAGAACACCGGTGTCGCACACCACTTCCGGATGGAGCGTCCGGAAATGGTGTGCGACACCAAGGCTGGGGCCAACAAAGAAAAAGCGGCCACGCGGGCCGCTTGTTTGCCGGGTTGAAGCGAATTTACTGCTTCACGCAATCGACGAAGTAATCGCGCTTGCCGTTGACCTCGCGCTTGACCAGCCCGTGCACGTCCGTCTCGAAGCCGGGGAAGCGCTCGTTGAAGTCGCGTGCGAAGCGAAGGTAGTCGACGATGGTCTTGTTGAAGCGCTCGCCCGGGATCAGCAGCGGAATGCCCGGCGGGTAAGGCGTCAGCAGGATCGACGTGATGCGGCCTTCCAGTTCGTCGATGGCCACGCGCTCGATCTCGCGGTGCGCCATCTTGGCGAACGCGTCGGACGGCTTCATGGCCGGGATCATGCTCGAGGTGTACATTTCCGTCGTCAGGCGGGCCACGTCGTAGGCCTTGTAGAAATCGTGGATCTGCTGGCACAGGTCGCGCAGGCCCATCTTCTCATAGCGCGGATTGTTCGCGGAGAATTCCGGCAGGATGCGCCACAGCGGAGCGTTCTTGTCGTAGTCGTCCTTGAACTGCTGCAGCGCGGTCAGCAGCGTGTTCCAGCGGCCCTTCGTGATGCCGATCGTGAACATGATGAAGAACGAGTACAGCCCGCACTTCTCCACGATCACGCCGTGCTCGGCCAGGTACTTGGTCACGATCGAGGCGGGAATGCCGGTGTCGGAGAACTGGCCGTCCAGCGACAGGCCCGGGTTGACGATGGTGGCCTTGATCGGGTCGAGCATGTTGAAGCCCGGCGCCAGCTTGCCGAAGCCGTGCCATTCCTCGCTCTCGGCCTTGAAGATCCAGTCCTCGCGCGTGCCGATGCCTTCCTCGGCGAAGTTTTCCGGGCCCCACACCTTGAACCACCAGTCGCTGCCCCATTCCTCGTCCACCTTCTTCATGGCGCGGCGGAAGTCCAGCGCTTCGAGGATCGATTCCTCGACGAGGGCGGTGCCGCCCGGCGCTTCCATCATGGCCGCGGCCACGTCGCACGAGGCGATGATCGAGTATTGCGGCGAGGTCGAGGTGTGCATCAGGTACGCCTCGTTGAACGTGTCCTTGTCCAGCTTGACCGTTTCGGAGTCGCGCACCAGCACCTGCGAAGCCTGCGACAGGCCGGCCAGCAGCTTGTGGGTCGACTGGGTGGAGAAGATCAGCGACTCCTTGGCGCGCGGGCGGTCCTTGCCGATCGCGTGCATGTCCTTGTAGAAGTCGTGGAAGGTGGCGTGCGGCAGCCACGCTTCGTCGAAGTGCAGGGTGTCGATCTTCCCGTCCAGCATTTCGCGCAGCACTTCCACGTTGTACACCACGCCGTCGTAGGTCGATTGGGTGATCGTCAGGATGCGCGGCTTCTTGTTCACGGCGTCGCGCGCGAACGGATTGCTCTCGATCTTCTTCTGGATCGACTCCATCGTGAATTCTTCGAGCGGGATCGGGCCGATGATGCCGAGGTGGTTACGCGTCGGCATCAGGAACACGGGGATCGCGCCGCACATGATGATCGAGTGCAGGATCGACTTGTGGCAGTTGCGGTCCACCACCACGATGTCGCCCGGCGCGACCGTCGAGTGCCACACCATCTTGTTCGACGTCGAGGTGCCGTTGGTCACGAAGTAGCAGTGGTCGGCGTTGTAGATGCGCGCCGCGTTGCGCTCGGAAGCGGCCACGGGACCCGTGTGGTCCAGCAGCTGGCCCAGCTCCTCCACGGCGTTGCACACGTCGGCGCGCAGCATGTTCTCGCCGAAGAACTGGTGGAACATCTGGCCGATCGGCGACTTCAGGAAGGCCACGCCGCCCGAGTGGCCGGGGCAGTGCCAGGAGTAGGAGCCGTCGTTCGCGTAGTGCACCAGGGCGCGGAAGAAGGGCGGCGACAGGCCGTCCAGGTAGCTCTTCGCCTCGCGGATGATGTGGCGTGCCACGAATTCCGGCGTATCCTCGAACATGTGGATGAAGCCGTGCAGCTCGCGCAGGATGTCGTTGGGGATGTGGCGCGAGGTGCGCGTTTCGCCGTACAGGTAGATCGGGATGTCCGCGTTTTTATAACGGATCTCTTCCACGAAGGCGCGCAGCGACTTCAGCGCGTGGTCGGTCTCTTCCTTCGAGCCGGCGCCGAATTCCTCGTCGTCGATCGACAGGATGAAGGCCGAGGCGCGCGATTGCTGCTGGGCGAACTGCGACAGGTCCCCGTAGCTGGTCACACCCAGCACTTCCATGCCTTCCTTTTCCATCGCGGCGGCCAGGGCGCGAATGCCCAGGCCGGACGAATTCTCGGAACGGAAGTCCTCGTCGATGATGACGATGGGGAAACGAAATTTCATGATGTCTCCAAAAAGAAGAACCGCCCTGGTCTCATGCGACGGGGGCGGGCTGGGTGCAATAAATCAACATACCGCAATTCAAAGGACCGCGATTTTCGCAGAATTCGCACCGCTCAGGTAAAAAAATATTACTCATTGTTCACCGGCGGCGGCGCCACCGACGGGCGCGCCCAAGGCGGCGGCTCATCCGGCGTGGCGGCGGTAGATGACGATGTCGAACGCGGTGCCGTTCGCGGACTGGTGACGGGTCCGCTCGGCTTCGCGCCACATGGCCGGCTCGATGGGCGGGAAGAACGTGTCGCATTCGAACTGTCCGTCGATCTCCGTCACGATCAGCTGGTCCGCCACGGCCAGCGCCGCGTCGAACACCTGGGCGCCGCCGATGACGAAGGCGGGCGCGTCGCCGACCAGCGCCACCGCTTCGTCGAGCGAATGCACCGCTTCCACGCCGTCGCGCTGCCATGCCGTGTCGCGCGTGATGACGATGCTGCGCCGGTTCGGCAGCGGGCGGCCGATCGAATCGAAGGTCTTGCGGCCCATGATGATCGGGTGGCCCGTCGTCAGGCGCTTGAAATGGGCCAGGTCTTCCGGCAGGTGCCAGGGCAGCTGGTTGCGCACGCCGATGCCGCGCTGGCGGTCGATGGCGACGATGATGGAAAGTTGCGTCATGGTGTGCAATGGTCGAAAGTGCCGCATTATCGGCGATTTTTGCTTCAGCCGTGTGACCGCCGCGCGCTCATGTGCCGCTCATGCCCCGCTCAGCGCCTTCACCGCCCCGCGCAACGCCGCGTGCAGGGCGGCGCGCTGCGCGGGCG contains:
- a CDS encoding sigma 54-interacting transcriptional regulator, with product MALSIWMQVLDGGAATAASALRAALGTAGVSVRDAAHESAPKGFGVVLCGASDTALPQTVQALALNAAVLAIDCAGEPLRADTMWALLEAGAIDLLPWSSAELCAQQVAARLQRWDALQKLMASSTVRNWLVGDSGAWRALVQSVVEVAAFTQSPVLITGETGTGKDLIAQLIHRLSGAPGELTVLDCTTLSPELAGSELFGHERGAFTGALNARDGAFAMADGGTLFLDEVGELPLPLQAQLLRVIQEQKYKRVGSNGWQPSRFRLVCATNRDLEADIATGAFRADLFYRIAGWRCRPPPLRERQGDILPLVEHFLRQLDPQGQGRPLEPAVREYLLSREYKGNVRDLRQTVSRIWYRHTGPGPITIGDVPPDERLHRAPAWPDAPFRDAIRHAVDRGMSLARIGQAASDTAIRLVLEQEGDNNQRAAQRLGVTDRALQIRRKAAREGEVESRQ
- a CDS encoding dihydrofolate reductase encodes the protein MTQLSIIVAIDRQRGIGVRNQLPWHLPEDLAHFKRLTTGHPIIMGRKTFDSIGRPLPNRRSIVITRDTAWQRDGVEAVHSLDEAVALVGDAPAFVIGGAQVFDAALAVADQLIVTEIDGQFECDTFFPPIEPAMWREAERTRHQSANGTAFDIVIYRRHAG
- a CDS encoding M12 family metallopeptidase; amino-acid sequence: MSDKYDTVPTSLRASEDKEPDHAGKPHFCAIPPEPRRVFKPGVSARRENLIILFGNKWVSGTTLRYYFFDRDTDGEKVLFTDGEERFVSWVGAEEQLAVVRQAFKIWSDVGIGVRFQEVHDREDAEIRIGFMKGDGAWSFLGRGILDHGPNERTMNFGWDLTRPGEVDTAVHEIGHTLGFPHEHQNPNAGIVWDEEAVYAALAKPPNEWNRDKTFWNIIRKLDPTEVKGSAWDPDSIMHYPFEPGLIKEPVRFFEEGLRPHGGLSARDISWVLALYPPEGDEMVLLKPAQSIPLELTPGEQRNFRVAPQETRKYDFRTFGASDSVMVLFENVDGDYRYVTADDDSGEDTNAAFQVKLMKGREYVLRVRLYHSERQGQTAVMMW
- a CDS encoding arginine/lysine/ornithine decarboxylase; amino-acid sequence: MKFRFPIVIIDEDFRSENSSGLGIRALAAAMEKEGMEVLGVTSYGDLSQFAQQQSRASAFILSIDDEEFGAGSKEETDHALKSLRAFVEEIRYKNADIPIYLYGETRTSRHIPNDILRELHGFIHMFEDTPEFVARHIIREAKSYLDGLSPPFFRALVHYANDGSYSWHCPGHSGGVAFLKSPIGQMFHQFFGENMLRADVCNAVEELGQLLDHTGPVAASERNAARIYNADHCYFVTNGTSTSNKMVWHSTVAPGDIVVVDRNCHKSILHSIIMCGAIPVFLMPTRNHLGIIGPIPLEEFTMESIQKKIESNPFARDAVNKKPRILTITQSTYDGVVYNVEVLREMLDGKIDTLHFDEAWLPHATFHDFYKDMHAIGKDRPRAKESLIFSTQSTHKLLAGLSQASQVLVRDSETVKLDKDTFNEAYLMHTSTSPQYSIIASCDVAAAMMEAPGGTALVEESILEALDFRRAMKKVDEEWGSDWWFKVWGPENFAEEGIGTREDWIFKAESEEWHGFGKLAPGFNMLDPIKATIVNPGLSLDGQFSDTGIPASIVTKYLAEHGVIVEKCGLYSFFIMFTIGITKGRWNTLLTALQQFKDDYDKNAPLWRILPEFSANNPRYEKMGLRDLCQQIHDFYKAYDVARLTTEMYTSSMIPAMKPSDAFAKMAHREIERVAIDELEGRITSILLTPYPPGIPLLIPGERFNKTIVDYLRFARDFNERFPGFETDVHGLVKREVNGKRDYFVDCVKQ